Proteins co-encoded in one Meiothermus sp. genomic window:
- a CDS encoding branched-chain amino acid ABC transporter permease — MYRLSQTLTDAFSRRFSRTVREDYRQDEAYASTPQGRFWLAVAIIGVLALPLLLPQYPMFVTTQILVAALAGLGLHLLVGGAGQISLGQAAFVGIGAYVSSHLSGDLAPLGILAGGLVAALIGVVLGIPSLRIKGAYLAIATLAFQFLADYIFKRWTAFTGGVAGRTLPAEGTFLGLPLADDRVVYYLGLAFAIPMFFYAKRLLSTRAGRAWFAVRDNDLSAQLSGVDLVRSKLTAFALSAFYGGIAGGILMHLIGAVTPENFVLTFSIQYLAIVIVGGAGTVLGAVLGSLFIVLIPETLSVIAGAFGPQYVAQLSAWRSVAFGVLILLFLILEPRGLVGLWGRIRDYFRTWPLPY, encoded by the coding sequence ATGTACCGCCTGAGCCAAACCTTAACCGATGCCTTTAGCCGCCGTTTCTCCCGCACGGTGCGCGAAGACTACCGCCAGGACGAGGCCTACGCCAGCACCCCGCAGGGGCGCTTCTGGCTGGCCGTGGCAATTATTGGCGTGCTGGCCCTGCCTTTGCTCTTGCCGCAGTACCCGATGTTTGTGACAACCCAGATACTCGTGGCAGCCCTGGCCGGCCTGGGCCTGCACCTGCTGGTGGGGGGCGCAGGCCAGATTTCGCTGGGCCAGGCGGCGTTTGTGGGCATTGGTGCCTATGTCTCGAGCCATCTCTCGGGCGACCTGGCCCCCCTGGGTATCCTGGCCGGCGGGCTGGTGGCCGCACTGATTGGGGTTGTGCTGGGCATTCCCTCGCTGCGCATCAAGGGGGCCTACCTGGCCATTGCTACGCTGGCCTTTCAGTTCCTGGCCGACTACATCTTCAAGCGCTGGACCGCTTTTACCGGAGGGGTAGCAGGCCGCACCTTGCCTGCAGAAGGTACTTTTTTGGGGCTGCCCCTGGCCGACGACCGGGTGGTTTATTATCTGGGCCTGGCTTTTGCTATCCCGATGTTCTTTTATGCCAAGCGCCTGCTCTCAACCCGGGCGGGCCGGGCCTGGTTCGCCGTGCGCGACAACGACCTCTCGGCCCAGCTCTCCGGTGTAGACCTGGTGCGCTCCAAGCTCACGGCTTTTGCCCTATCAGCCTTCTACGGGGGCATTGCCGGGGGCATCCTGATGCATCTGATTGGGGCAGTGACCCCGGAGAACTTCGTGCTCACCTTTAGCATTCAGTACCTAGCCATCGTGATTGTGGGTGGGGCCGGAACGGTGCTGGGTGCGGTCTTGGGGTCTTTGTTCATCGTCTTGATTCCCGAAACCCTGAGCGTGATTGCCGGGGCTTTTGGGCCGCAGTACGTGGCTCAGCTCTCAGCCTGGCGCAGCGTGGCCTTTGGCGTGCTAATTCTGTTGTTCCTGATCTTAGAACCCAGGGGGCTGGTGGGTTTGTGGGGCCGCATTCGCGACTACTTCCGAACCTGGCCGCTGCCTTATTGA
- a CDS encoding Asp23/Gls24 family envelope stress response protein, producing the protein MVDYDLSESALVSLVTLALEGQKGLRLAQAGGRSVGDVLSGRRSRPVRIEREGDTLVVDLNVCVDYGKSVIESAKEAQRIVGDVLIASTGLKVKAVNVTVVAVEYKEPHAA; encoded by the coding sequence ATGGTGGATTACGACCTGTCCGAATCGGCCCTGGTTAGTCTGGTCACACTGGCCTTGGAAGGACAAAAGGGGCTGCGTCTGGCTCAGGCAGGTGGGCGCAGTGTGGGCGATGTGCTTTCAGGGCGTCGCTCACGTCCCGTGCGCATTGAGCGCGAGGGGGATACCCTGGTGGTTGACCTTAACGTGTGCGTGGATTACGGCAAGTCTGTAATCGAGTCAGCCAAGGAAGCTCAGCGAATCGTTGGCGATGTCCTGATCGCCTCTACAGGCCTCAAGGTAAAAGCTGTCAACGTTACGGTGGTGGCTGTGGAGTATAAGGAGCCCCATGCAGCATAA
- the nusB gene encoding transcription antitermination factor NusB — protein sequence MRRKARELAFKVLFEHAVGGVPLEAAWQHATQEVEPEESDQDADVLDSEGLAFAHRLVLGYQAQQQKVDEVLASTIEGWSFGQMAKTDLAVLRLAAYEMLYEPTPYAPLIEVAVKIAKRYGGEDSGRFVNGVLARLLKRIEAGELLAVAKSD from the coding sequence ATGCGGCGTAAAGCGCGTGAGCTAGCGTTCAAGGTGCTGTTCGAGCACGCGGTGGGTGGGGTTCCGCTCGAGGCTGCCTGGCAACATGCAACCCAGGAAGTCGAGCCCGAAGAGTCTGATCAAGACGCCGACGTACTCGATAGCGAAGGGCTTGCGTTCGCGCATCGCCTGGTGTTGGGGTATCAGGCCCAGCAGCAGAAAGTGGACGAGGTGCTGGCCAGCACCATTGAGGGCTGGAGCTTTGGTCAGATGGCCAAAACCGATCTGGCCGTGCTGCGGTTGGCCGCCTATGAGATGCTGTACGAACCCACGCCCTACGCTCCGCTCATCGAAGTGGCGGTCAAGATAGCCAAGCGCTACGGCGGCGAAGACTCGGGGCGGTTTGTAAACGGGGTACTGGCCCGCTTGCTCAAGCGCATCGAAGCGGGCGAGCTACTGGCAGTGGCCAAAAGCGATTAG
- the folD gene encoding bifunctional methylenetetrahydrofolate dehydrogenase/methenyltetrahydrofolate cyclohydrolase FolD, which translates to MLELSGPPVAEAVYEELRALLSTLPYVPHLRVVRLGEDPASVSYVRLKDRQAKKLGLSSQVDVFSEHTSQEELLAHIAQLNANPQVDGILVQSPVPPHVDFNAVLEAINPSKDVDGLTPVNTGRLWMGLEALESCTPAGVIRILKHYQIPLAGKEVVIVGRSNLVGKPLAALMLRENATVTLAHSRTHDLAAVCRRADVLVAAVGKAGLITPQMVRPGAVVVDVGINRVGQSEKGRDILVGDVAPEVATVASALTPVPGGVGPMTVAMLLRNTVLAAMRRRAKPGELISG; encoded by the coding sequence ATGCTAGAACTATCCGGCCCGCCTGTTGCCGAGGCTGTTTATGAGGAATTGCGCGCCCTGCTCTCTACCCTGCCCTACGTGCCCCACCTGCGGGTGGTACGGCTGGGCGAGGATCCGGCTTCGGTCTCGTATGTGCGCCTGAAAGACCGCCAGGCCAAAAAACTCGGGCTATCCAGCCAGGTGGATGTCTTCTCCGAACACACCTCCCAGGAAGAGCTGCTGGCCCATATCGCTCAACTCAATGCCAACCCTCAGGTCGATGGCATCCTGGTGCAATCACCAGTGCCTCCACACGTGGATTTCAACGCCGTGCTGGAAGCCATTAATCCCTCGAAAGACGTAGATGGCCTGACCCCGGTGAATACCGGGCGCTTGTGGATGGGGCTGGAAGCACTGGAGTCTTGCACACCCGCCGGGGTCATACGTATTCTGAAGCACTACCAGATCCCCTTGGCCGGTAAAGAAGTGGTGATTGTGGGCCGAAGCAACCTGGTGGGCAAACCCCTCGCCGCACTGATGCTGCGGGAAAATGCGACCGTAACCCTAGCCCACTCGCGTACCCACGACCTAGCCGCTGTCTGCCGCCGGGCCGATGTGCTGGTAGCTGCGGTGGGGAAAGCTGGCCTCATCACGCCTCAGATGGTGCGGCCGGGAGCGGTGGTCGTGGACGTGGGCATCAACCGTGTGGGCCAGAGCGAGAAGGGCCGCGATATCCTGGTGGGGGATGTGGCCCCCGAGGTGGCTACCGTGGCCTCGGCCCTGACCCCGGTTCCGGGTGGAGTGGGCCCCATGACGGTAGCTATGCTGTTGCGCAATACCGTACTGGCAGCCATGCGGCGGCGGGCAAAGCCAGGCGAGCTTATATCAGGTTAG
- a CDS encoding divergent PAP2 family protein — MSELLSNQVLWTAILASVFAQLLKLFIYYLVERRWEWERLAETGGMPSSHSATVAALATGLGITEGLGSPLFAIAVVLATIVMYDATGIRRAAGLHAERLNDLFEEFRAVFAHGPRPEPLKELLGHTYLEVAVGAVLGILFAFLSFALV; from the coding sequence ATGAGCGAACTGCTCTCCAATCAAGTCCTCTGGACAGCTATTCTGGCCAGTGTTTTTGCACAACTCCTCAAGCTCTTTATCTATTACCTGGTAGAGCGCCGCTGGGAGTGGGAGCGTCTGGCCGAGACGGGTGGAATGCCGTCCTCCCACTCCGCGACGGTGGCGGCCCTGGCCACTGGGCTGGGCATTACCGAGGGCCTGGGGAGTCCCCTTTTCGCCATTGCGGTGGTGCTGGCTACCATCGTCATGTACGACGCTACCGGCATTCGCCGGGCGGCCGGGCTGCATGCCGAGCGGCTGAACGACCTGTTCGAGGAGTTTCGCGCGGTGTTTGCGCATGGCCCCCGGCCCGAGCCGCTCAAAGAGTTGCTGGGCCATACCTACCTCGAGGTCGCCGTGGGGGCTGTCCTGGGTATTCTTTTTGCTTTCCTGAGCTTCGCCCTGGTGTGA
- a CDS encoding CAP domain-containing protein: MKKVVWVLIALVGPLAVAQSTTQLEAQILSLLNDARARGVVCRGGGGGVRLPPLRYNATLALAAKKHALNMGRYGFMSHYFQGVGPRVRVARAGYGYLRMSEIIFKGRNSDPARAVRWWLHSPVHCRAIMNPHYTEAGAGLSRVGHAWAVVLAQPR, from the coding sequence ATGAAAAAGGTGGTCTGGGTGCTTATTGCTCTGGTTGGCCCGCTGGCAGTGGCGCAGTCCACCACTCAGCTTGAGGCGCAAATTCTCTCCTTGCTTAATGATGCAAGGGCTCGGGGTGTGGTCTGCCGTGGGGGTGGTGGTGGTGTCCGGCTACCCCCCTTGCGTTACAACGCAACCCTGGCCCTGGCTGCTAAGAAGCATGCCCTGAACATGGGGCGCTACGGCTTTATGTCGCACTATTTCCAGGGGGTAGGGCCACGGGTGCGGGTTGCCAGGGCTGGTTATGGTTATCTGCGCATGTCGGAAATCATCTTCAAGGGCCGTAACAGCGACCCAGCGCGGGCCGTGCGCTGGTGGTTGCATTCGCCGGTACACTGCCGGGCCATCATGAACCCCCACTACACCGAGGCCGGTGCAGGGCTCTCCAGGGTCGGTCACGCCTGGGCGGTGGTGCTGGCTCAGCCACGCTAG
- a CDS encoding (Fe-S)-binding protein, whose translation MLSTPEKVLFLLLVLASLYFGGGALYRVYKAIRRGQPEDRFDNLPARAGRALWQTLTMQTVFKKRPLVSLLHAFVFYGFVFYLSVNLVDVLEGFFPFKARGGFWNGYNLVADILTALILVGIAGLLIRRYSGAGRKTFSWNEKTPLHERVREGIPTDSAIVGGFILFHVGSRLLNKAAQAANLEYGPDPFQPVASLASNLFLWVDVDRLIVLEHLFWWFAIGSILLFIPYFARSKHIHLFLAPLNLAFKKEKPGALLPIAKDFEELEKLEKFGVARLEDFTWPRLLDAYSCIMCNRCQEVCPAYTTGKALSPSALIINERYELNQILPAFAAGQESPRPLLDFALNEEALWACTTCNACVEVCPVGNEPMLHILDVRREQVMMQGAFPTQLNNAFKGMERNGNPWNLGADKRLAWAEGLPFPVKTVSENPEAEVLYWVGCAPAYDPRAQKTARAFAEILHESGTSWAVLGKQEKCTGDAARRAGNEFLFMQLATENVETLNAVMADKPKTIVTTCPHCFHTLANEYKDFGGRYTVKHHTEFIAELIDAKRLELLPMSGAVTYHDPCYLGRHNGVLQEPRQVIQAAGLALQEPPRHGTNSFCCGAGGAQFWKEEEPGQERVSTNRYRELKGTGAETIAVGCPFCMQMMNLETAQEPEGQAPKVLDISELLVQRLKSKQTNQATDTGSA comes from the coding sequence ATGCTAAGCACACCTGAAAAAGTCCTCTTCTTGCTGCTGGTGCTGGCCTCGCTGTATTTTGGCGGGGGAGCGCTGTACCGCGTCTACAAGGCCATCCGCCGGGGCCAGCCCGAAGACCGCTTCGACAACCTGCCGGCTCGAGCGGGCCGGGCTTTGTGGCAGACCCTCACCATGCAGACCGTCTTCAAGAAGCGGCCTCTGGTGAGCCTGCTGCACGCTTTTGTGTTCTACGGCTTCGTGTTTTACCTGAGCGTGAACCTGGTGGACGTGCTCGAGGGCTTCTTCCCCTTCAAGGCCCGGGGGGGCTTCTGGAACGGCTACAACTTGGTGGCCGACATCCTCACGGCTCTCATTCTGGTCGGCATTGCTGGCCTGCTCATCCGGCGTTACTCCGGGGCGGGGCGCAAGACCTTTAGCTGGAACGAGAAGACCCCCCTGCATGAGCGGGTGCGCGAGGGAATCCCCACCGATAGCGCCATTGTGGGTGGGTTCATTCTTTTTCACGTGGGGAGCCGCCTGCTGAACAAGGCCGCCCAGGCCGCCAACCTCGAGTACGGCCCCGATCCCTTCCAGCCGGTGGCCAGCCTGGCCAGCAACCTGTTCCTGTGGGTGGATGTAGACCGGTTGATCGTCCTCGAGCACCTCTTCTGGTGGTTCGCCATCGGCTCGATTCTGCTGTTCATCCCTTACTTTGCCCGCTCCAAGCACATCCACCTGTTCCTGGCCCCCCTCAACCTGGCCTTCAAGAAGGAGAAGCCGGGGGCCCTGCTGCCCATCGCCAAGGACTTTGAAGAGCTGGAAAAACTGGAGAAGTTCGGGGTCGCCAGGCTGGAGGACTTCACCTGGCCCCGCCTGCTGGATGCCTATAGCTGCATCATGTGCAACCGCTGCCAGGAGGTCTGCCCGGCCTACACCACCGGCAAGGCCCTCTCGCCCTCGGCCCTGATCATCAACGAGCGCTACGAGCTGAACCAGATTCTGCCGGCTTTTGCCGCGGGCCAGGAGAGCCCCCGCCCATTGCTGGACTTTGCCCTGAACGAAGAGGCCCTCTGGGCCTGCACCACCTGCAACGCCTGCGTGGAGGTCTGCCCGGTGGGCAACGAGCCCATGCTGCACATCCTGGACGTGCGGCGCGAGCAGGTGATGATGCAGGGGGCCTTCCCAACCCAGCTCAACAACGCCTTTAAGGGCATGGAGCGCAACGGCAACCCCTGGAACCTGGGGGCCGATAAGCGCCTGGCCTGGGCCGAAGGGCTGCCGTTTCCAGTCAAGACCGTAAGTGAGAACCCCGAGGCCGAGGTGCTCTACTGGGTGGGCTGCGCCCCGGCCTACGACCCCCGCGCCCAGAAGACCGCTCGAGCCTTCGCGGAAATTCTGCACGAGTCCGGTACGAGCTGGGCGGTGCTGGGCAAGCAGGAAAAATGCACGGGGGACGCGGCCCGGCGGGCCGGCAACGAGTTCTTGTTCATGCAGTTGGCCACCGAAAATGTGGAGACCTTGAACGCGGTCATGGCGGATAAGCCCAAGACCATCGTGACCACCTGCCCCCACTGCTTCCACACCCTGGCCAACGAGTACAAAGACTTCGGCGGCCGCTACACCGTCAAGCACCACACCGAGTTCATCGCCGAGCTGATTGATGCTAAGCGGCTCGAGCTCCTACCCATGAGCGGGGCGGTCACCTACCACGACCCCTGCTACCTGGGCCGGCACAACGGGGTGCTGCAAGAACCCCGCCAGGTCATCCAGGCTGCCGGCCTTGCGCTTCAGGAACCCCCGCGCCACGGCACCAATAGCTTCTGCTGTGGGGCCGGCGGGGCCCAGTTCTGGAAGGAAGAGGAGCCCGGTCAGGAGCGGGTCTCTACCAACCGCTACCGTGAGCTTAAAGGCACTGGCGCCGAGACCATCGCGGTGGGCTGCCCCTTCTGCATGCAGATGATGAACCTCGAGACCGCCCAGGAACCCGAGGGCCAGGCCCCCAAAGTGCTGGACATCTCCGAACTGTTGGTACAGCGCCTCAAGAGCAAGCAGACGAACCAGGCCACTGATACTGGTTCCGCTTGA
- a CDS encoding ABC transporter ATP-binding protein, protein MAKIRLEHIYKRYGGKVTAVKDFNLETEDGEFVVFVGPSGCGKTTTLRMIAGLEDITEGKLYIGDRLVNDVPPKDRDIAMVFQNYALYPHMNVYENMAFGLRLRRVPKDEIDRRVKEAARIIKIDHLLQRKPRELSGGQRQRVAMGRAIVREPKVFLFDEPLSNLDAKLRVEMRAEISKLQRRLGVTTVYVTHDQVEAMTLGQRIVVMKDGEVLQVDTPLNLYDFPETKFVAGFIGSPSMNFIRSRVQVEGGKAYFVGEGFKVKANEILGASLMPYNGKEVWMGIRPEHIGLKGWTSIPEGENVIKGNVEVVEPLGADTEVHADVAGHMITAKVDGHAMVLPSDSVELLVDTSKLHAFEVDGQEKAIGHATAKDSRSVTRV, encoded by the coding sequence ATGGCAAAAATCCGACTGGAGCACATATACAAGCGGTACGGCGGCAAGGTTACAGCGGTCAAGGACTTCAACCTCGAGACCGAGGATGGCGAGTTCGTGGTGTTTGTAGGCCCCTCGGGCTGCGGCAAGACCACCACGCTGCGCATGATTGCCGGCCTGGAGGACATCACCGAGGGCAAGCTCTACATCGGCGACCGGTTGGTAAACGACGTTCCCCCCAAAGACCGCGACATCGCCATGGTCTTCCAGAACTACGCCCTCTACCCCCACATGAACGTCTACGAGAACATGGCCTTTGGCCTGCGGCTGCGCCGGGTGCCCAAAGACGAAATTGACCGTCGGGTAAAAGAGGCGGCCCGCATCATCAAGATTGACCACCTCTTGCAACGCAAGCCCCGCGAGCTTTCGGGGGGTCAGCGGCAGCGGGTGGCCATGGGCCGGGCCATCGTGCGCGAGCCCAAGGTCTTCCTGTTCGACGAGCCCCTTTCCAACCTCGATGCCAAGCTGCGCGTGGAGATGCGGGCCGAAATTTCCAAACTCCAGCGCCGCTTAGGGGTAACCACCGTCTACGTAACCCACGACCAGGTCGAGGCCATGACCCTGGGCCAGCGGATTGTGGTCATGAAGGACGGCGAGGTCTTGCAGGTAGACACCCCCCTCAACCTCTACGACTTCCCCGAGACCAAGTTTGTGGCGGGCTTCATTGGCTCTCCTTCCATGAACTTCATCCGCTCGAGGGTGCAGGTCGAGGGCGGCAAAGCCTATTTTGTGGGCGAGGGCTTTAAGGTCAAAGCCAATGAAATCCTGGGCGCCAGCCTGATGCCCTACAACGGTAAAGAGGTCTGGATGGGTATCCGCCCAGAACATATCGGCCTCAAAGGCTGGACGTCCATCCCCGAAGGGGAAAATGTAATTAAAGGGAATGTTGAGGTGGTCGAGCCATTGGGGGCCGATACCGAAGTACACGCCGATGTAGCGGGGCATATGATAACCGCCAAGGTGGATGGTCACGCCATGGTGCTGCCCAGTGACTCAGTTGAGCTGCTGGTAGACACCAGCAAGCTTCATGCTTTTGAGGTGGACGGCCAAGAAAAGGCCATCGGACATGCAACTGCCAAAGACAGCCGCTCGGTAACTCGAGTCTAG
- the holA gene encoding DNA polymerase III subunit delta produces MIQVFTGDSFLAREALLQEASLQGLPPRLMPPEPALVAQEASGGLFGPGGALVDLRDLSEAEWKPLREVLEGLPPDAVVLLLDPRPTATRSKWYAEKAQKRDHPTPGPKEMTNWVVNRARHYDLKLPGAIASYLAGLVGGKGSAENPAMGLEALDQELRKLCLVTPPITLEKVQALAALDTPISGFDLVRSITEGKATLAFKIARELLERGEDPLRILGALSWQYVRVAKAWALLQDDPLMGEGVAASALGMHPYAAKQTLLLAKSMSEGAIIRALEILMEAEEAAKTGRDMRLALERALVALAG; encoded by the coding sequence ATGATTCAGGTCTTTACCGGCGACAGCTTTCTGGCTCGAGAGGCCCTGCTCCAGGAGGCCAGCCTGCAGGGCCTGCCCCCCCGCCTGATGCCCCCGGAGCCGGCCCTGGTGGCCCAGGAGGCCAGTGGCGGGCTGTTTGGCCCTGGTGGGGCTCTGGTGGATCTGCGCGACCTAAGCGAGGCCGAGTGGAAGCCCCTCAGGGAGGTGCTGGAAGGCCTGCCGCCCGATGCGGTGGTGCTGCTGCTCGACCCCCGGCCCACCGCGACCCGCAGCAAGTGGTACGCCGAAAAAGCCCAGAAGCGCGACCACCCCACCCCCGGCCCCAAGGAGATGACCAACTGGGTGGTGAACCGCGCCCGCCACTACGACCTGAAGCTACCGGGGGCCATCGCCTCGTACCTGGCGGGCCTGGTGGGGGGCAAAGGCAGCGCCGAGAACCCGGCCATGGGCCTCGAGGCCCTCGACCAGGAACTTCGCAAACTCTGCCTGGTCACGCCCCCCATCACCCTCGAGAAAGTGCAGGCCCTGGCCGCTCTGGACACCCCCATCTCCGGTTTCGACCTCGTGCGCTCGATCACCGAGGGTAAAGCCACCCTGGCCTTCAAGATTGCCCGTGAGCTACTGGAGCGGGGGGAAGACCCTTTGCGCATTCTGGGTGCGCTCTCCTGGCAGTATGTGCGGGTGGCTAAAGCCTGGGCTCTGCTGCAGGACGACCCCCTGATGGGGGAGGGGGTGGCCGCCAGCGCCCTGGGCATGCACCCCTACGCCGCTAAACAAACCTTGCTGCTGGCAAAGTCAATGTCGGAGGGGGCAATCATACGGGCCCTGGAGATCCTCATGGAGGCCGAGGAAGCAGCCAAAACGGGCCGGGATATGCGCCTGGCTCTGGAGCGGGCTTTGGTGGCACTGGCCGGCTAA
- a CDS encoding DUF4160 domain-containing protein, with amino-acid sequence MLTLMRRGGFRFYVKSGSAQEKPHIFVTRDGDTWAKFTLKPVGVVINSGLARNELTRLQGMVADLEPQLLQLWWEYAITQGVRPEAEKEKKHGPAPAPAAPLEPSSEPAALEAV; translated from the coding sequence ATGTTGACGCTCATGCGCCGGGGTGGTTTTCGCTTTTATGTTAAGTCGGGCAGCGCCCAGGAAAAGCCGCACATCTTTGTAACCCGCGACGGGGACACCTGGGCCAAGTTCACCTTGAAGCCGGTAGGGGTGGTGATCAACAGCGGCCTGGCCCGCAACGAGCTCACCCGGCTGCAGGGGATGGTGGCCGACCTCGAGCCCCAGCTTTTGCAGCTCTGGTGGGAGTATGCCATCACCCAGGGGGTCAGGCCCGAGGCCGAGAAAGAGAAGAAACACGGGCCCGCCCCAGCCCCTGCCGCGCCGCTCGAGCCCAGCTCCGAACCGGCGGCGCTCGAGGCGGTTTGA